In a genomic window of Bacillota bacterium:
- the rpmG gene encoding 50S ribosomal protein L33, with translation MRVGITLACTECKNRNYATEKNKKKNPERLELKKYCPVCKTHTLHRETK, from the coding sequence TTGCGCGTTGGGATTACGCTGGCATGTACGGAGTGCAAGAACCGTAACTATGCAACGGAAAAAAATAAGAAAAAAAATCCCGAACGTCTGGAGCTGAAGAAATACTGTCCTGTTTGTAAGACACATACCCTTCACCGGGAGACGAAGTAA